The following are encoded in a window of Sminthopsis crassicaudata isolate SCR6 chromosome 3, ASM4859323v1, whole genome shotgun sequence genomic DNA:
- the LOC141559812 gene encoding putative E3 ubiquitin-protein ligase TRIML1 yields the protein MASTSELIQDFHKEFICSICREYFTNPVTTECGHSFCQSCLSSSWQQGPTPFSCPECRSVSQIQNFQVNVQLGKLAAFAKELGSYCFQYPDGHGKCEVHQELEKLFCDDDQRPICVSCSQSQEHEAHTIFCIDEAAENFRKQLHGTVTTLWRETKNTMRQLAIEKAKLAFVQKEEEIQKRHVLSEFQKLKRFLKEEKDAFLSKFEAETTANLEGMRKRMNTWFVHSLELRRRSRELEKECKKPDLDLLLDVKEVLSRNESVLQKEIEPFPMRMAAISITGLMKKIFRFKVNITLDCNTADPGIIISEDMKSMRYGGIQEEAPDNNGGLADFAQVLGTQSFISGRHYWEVEISNNTLCCFGICKKSKESQDLFIFRNVLKGNYYIFYPTSHLNLCSQVHSSYCLVNVSKLKIGIFLDYERGEISFYHVKNGYLIFTFPATSFSGPLQPFFSLSKKVLTNDSNDYSLTICS from the exons ATGGCCTCTACCTCAGAACTGATTCAAGACTTCCACAAAGAGTTCATCTGCTCCATATGCAGGGAATACTTCACAAACCCAGTGACCACTGAATGTGGACACAGTTTTTGCCAAAGTTGCCTCAGTAGTAGTTGGCAACAAGGTCCAACCCCTTTCTCCTGTCCAGAGTGCAGGAGTGTCTCCCAGATACAGAATTTTCAAGTCAATGTGCAACTTGGTAAACTGGCAGCCTTTGCCAAAGAACTAGGATCCTATTGTTTTCAGTACCCTGATGGACATGGCAAGTGTGAGGTACATCAGGAATTGGAGAAGCTCTTCTGTGATGATGACCAGAGGCCAATTTGTGTGTCCTGTTCTCAATCCCAGGAGCATGAGGCTCACACAATCTTTTGCATAGATGAGGCTGCTGAGAACTTTAGA AAGCAACTCCATGGAACTGTGACTACTTTGTGGAGAGAAACCAAAAACACTATGCGCCAATTGGCCATTGAGAAGGCTAAGCTGGCATTTGTACAG aaggaagaagaaattcaaaagagGCACGTTTTGTCTGAATTCCAAAAACTTAAACGatttctaaaggaagagaaggatgcaTTTCTATCAAAATTTGAAGCAGAAACAACAGCCAATTTAGAAGGCATGAGGAAGAGAATGAATACATGGTTCGTCCATAGCCTAGAATTAAGGAGGAGAAGCAGAGAGTTAGAGAAGGAGTGTAAGAAACCAGATCTGGATTTGCTCCTG gatGTGAAAGAAGTGTTAAGCAG GAATGAATCTGTgctgcaaaaggaaatagaaccCTTTCCGATGCGCATGGCTGCCATCTCTATTACTggtcttatgaaaaaaattttcagatttaAAG TGAACATCACTCTGGATTGCAACACAGCTGACCCAGGTATCATCATATCCGAGGATATGAAAAGTATGAGATATGGAGGTATCCAAGAAGAAGCACCAGACAATAATGGGGGATTAGCAGATTTTGCTCAAGTCCTTGGGACTCAGTCCTTCATTTCAGGGAGACATTACTGGGAGGTGGAGATATCAAATAACACTCTGTGTTGTTTTGGCATCTGTAAAAAATCAAAAGAGTCTCAAGACTTGTTTATATTTAGAAATGTACTGAAAGGTAATTACTACATATTTTATCCCACGTCCCACCTTAATCTTTGTTCCCAAGTCCATAGCTCATACTGCCTGGTCAATGTGAGCAAGTTAAAAATTGGCATCTTCCTTGACTATGAACGTGGAGAGATATCATTTTATCATGTGAAAAATGGATATCTAATTTTTACTTTCCCTGCCACTTCATTTTCAGGACCTCTCCAGCCTTTCTTTAGTCTTTCTAAGAAAGTATTGACAAATGATTCAAATGATTATTCTCTCACAATCTGTTCCTaa